In Spartobacteria bacterium, the following are encoded in one genomic region:
- a CDS encoding helix-turn-helix domain-containing protein — protein MSHVIFTVEEVARYLHLELQELNELVRSYEIPFEKQGDRISFRRVDIDKWASQRIIGLENGRLEQYHSQGVKRVEAYHSVVDYRVGELIMATSVCSMIDARTSPSLIRNIVDLADKTGLVIDKADLLHSVQERERLGSTALTGGYAVLHTQHHDPYLFEESFLCIARTSAPIPFRSLDGQTTDIFFLLCCQDDRLHLHTLARLCLMARCTPLIYDLRDAADEKEMIQAMHSAEEVVLKKQPVSRMRKTK, from the coding sequence ATGTCACATGTTATATTTACTGTAGAAGAAGTTGCGCGATATCTCCATCTCGAGCTTCAGGAACTGAATGAACTGGTGCGTTCGTACGAAATCCCTTTTGAAAAGCAGGGGGATCGTATTTCGTTTCGTCGTGTGGATATCGACAAATGGGCCAGTCAGCGAATCATCGGGCTGGAGAATGGTCGATTGGAGCAGTATCACTCGCAAGGTGTGAAACGGGTGGAAGCCTATCACTCCGTCGTCGATTACCGTGTGGGCGAACTTATTATGGCAACGTCTGTGTGCTCTATGATTGATGCCCGAACCAGCCCGTCACTTATACGCAATATAGTTGATCTGGCTGATAAAACGGGACTTGTGATCGATAAGGCTGACTTGCTGCATAGTGTGCAGGAACGGGAGCGATTGGGCTCAACGGCCTTGACCGGCGGTTATGCGGTTCTTCATACACAGCATCATGATCCGTACTTATTCGAAGAATCATTCCTTTGCATAGCCAGGACGTCAGCGCCCATTCCTTTTCGATCGCTTGATGGGCAAACCACGGACATCTTTTTTCTTCTATGTTGTCAGGATGACAGATTACATCTTCACACGCTGGCTCGATTATGCCTTATGGCCAGATGTACACCGTTAATTTATGATTTAAGAGATGCCGCCGATGAAAAAGAGATGATCCAGGCGATGCACTCTGCTGAAGAGGTTGTGCTTAAGAAACAGCCCGTCTCCCGCATGCGAAAAACCAAGTGA
- a CDS encoding KamA family radical SAM protein, with translation MIPLEKSPITEWKHAAGEQWDDWQWQMRNRLLTAGGLRAFTALTEAENEALNAHSLQPPLSITPYYLDVILSNGADHPLRKTMIPAFSEHHSSDELLDPLGEETHKVTDALIHTYPDKALLLVHDQCPAYCRYCTRKRRAGKKSAASTKDITDAVNYLRGHPEIRDVLISGGEPLLLKSKQLDELLSALRTIPHIEIIRIGTKAPMTLPQRITTSLCNVLKKHQPIWISMHCTHPDEWTPASKKAVARLVDAGVPCVSQTVLLKGVNADADTIRTLMQTLLYNRVKPYYLFLPDMVQGIDRFRIPVDDALEIIRQLHGFTSGLAVPSLMIDAPGGGGKIPLLPDYVISHKRGLWALKNYHGETYHYPDPACAVDR, from the coding sequence ATGATCCCGCTTGAAAAATCTCCGATCACGGAATGGAAACATGCTGCCGGCGAACAATGGGACGACTGGCAGTGGCAAATGCGGAACCGTTTGCTGACAGCTGGCGGCTTACGTGCGTTTACGGCATTAACCGAAGCGGAAAACGAGGCACTGAATGCACATAGCCTACAGCCGCCTTTGTCCATAACCCCCTATTATCTCGATGTCATTCTATCTAATGGAGCGGATCATCCCTTGCGAAAAACCATGATCCCCGCGTTCAGTGAGCATCATTCTTCTGACGAGCTGTTAGATCCGCTGGGAGAAGAAACACACAAAGTGACAGATGCATTGATTCACACCTATCCAGACAAGGCCCTGTTACTGGTTCATGATCAATGCCCTGCCTACTGTCGCTATTGCACGCGTAAACGCAGGGCCGGCAAAAAATCCGCCGCCAGCACAAAAGATATTACGGATGCAGTCAACTACCTGCGGGGGCATCCCGAAATCCGTGATGTGCTTATATCTGGTGGAGAACCTCTGCTGCTGAAAAGTAAACAACTGGATGAGTTACTCTCTGCCCTGAGAACCATTCCTCACATTGAAATTATACGCATCGGAACAAAAGCTCCTATGACCCTTCCGCAGCGCATCACCACCAGTCTGTGCAATGTGCTGAAAAAACATCAGCCTATATGGATTTCGATGCATTGCACCCATCCCGATGAGTGGACCCCGGCATCAAAAAAAGCGGTGGCAAGATTGGTCGATGCAGGCGTGCCCTGCGTCAGTCAGACCGTCTTACTCAAAGGGGTCAACGCCGATGCCGACACCATACGAACACTGATGCAGACCTTATTATACAACAGGGTTAAGCCATATTATTTATTTTTACCTGACATGGTGCAAGGCATTGACCGCTTCCGTATTCCCGTGGACGACGCCTTAGAAATCATACGTCAACTTCATGGATTTACCAGTGGTCTGGCGGTTCCATCGCTGATGATCGATGCTCCGGGCGGCGGTGGAAAAATCCCGCTGCTACCGGACTATGTCATTTCTCATAAGCGTGGATTATGGGCATTGAAAAATTATCACGGGGAGACCTATCACTATCCTGACCCCGCCTGCGCCGTTGACCGCTGA